One stretch of Candidatus Micrarchaeia archaeon DNA includes these proteins:
- the radA gene encoding DNA repair and recombination protein RadA, with the protein MAAEKKDEKEQKYKKYDDLEDLPGIGPATSERLKAAGYKDVASIASATPHELAEVGDFGVEAAKKAIETAKSSLDIGFETADVVMKRRQDIGKIKTSSKELDDLLGGGVETQAITEFFGRFSSGKSQVAFQLAVNVQRPREQGGLGGKAIFIDTESTFRPDRIVQIAEAQGMNPDEVLKNIYIQRAENSDHQMLLAEKAEALIKENNVKLFIVDSLTSHFRADYIGRGALSDRQQKLNKHIHLLQRLADNYNLAIYVTNQVMDNPAIMFGDPTTPIGGHVLAHAATYRVYVRKSKEDKRIARLVDSPNLPDGERVFKVTSEGLKD; encoded by the coding sequence ATGGCGGCTGAAAAAAAAGACGAGAAAGAGCAGAAATACAAGAAATACGATGATTTGGAGGACCTCCCTGGGATAGGCCCCGCGACAAGCGAAAGGCTCAAGGCCGCTGGCTACAAAGACGTGGCCAGCATAGCGTCCGCGACGCCCCACGAGCTCGCGGAAGTCGGGGATTTCGGCGTGGAAGCCGCGAAAAAAGCGATCGAGACAGCCAAATCCTCCCTTGACATAGGATTCGAGACCGCGGACGTGGTGATGAAGCGGAGGCAGGACATAGGGAAAATAAAAACCAGCTCAAAGGAACTTGACGACCTTCTCGGCGGGGGCGTAGAAACCCAGGCGATAACCGAATTTTTCGGCAGATTTTCAAGCGGAAAATCGCAGGTTGCGTTCCAGCTCGCGGTAAACGTGCAGAGACCCCGCGAGCAGGGTGGCCTCGGAGGAAAAGCCATTTTCATAGACACCGAGAGCACGTTCAGGCCTGACCGCATAGTCCAGATAGCAGAAGCCCAGGGCATGAACCCCGACGAAGTGCTGAAGAACATATACATCCAAAGGGCCGAAAATTCGGACCACCAGATGCTTCTGGCCGAAAAGGCCGAAGCCCTGATAAAAGAGAACAACGTGAAGCTCTTCATCGTGGACTCCCTCACATCCCATTTCCGGGCCGATTACATAGGCCGGGGAGCGCTGAGCGACAGGCAGCAGAAGCTCAACAAGCACATCCATCTCCTCCAGCGCCTTGCGGACAACTACAACCTCGCTATTTATGTGACCAACCAGGTGATGGACAACCCTGCGATAATGTTCGGAGACCCGACCACGCCAATAGGCGGCCATGTGCTCGCACACGCCGCAACCTACCGCGTTTACGTGCGCAAAAGCAAGGAGGACAAGCGCATAGCCAGGCTGGTGGATTCCCCGAACCTTCCTGATGGGGAAAGGGTGTTCAAAGTCACTTCCGAAGGGCTCAAGGATTAG